Within Montipora foliosa isolate CH-2021 chromosome 3, ASM3666993v2, whole genome shotgun sequence, the genomic segment CGATGTTCGACATTGATCTTTTGCACCATTCAACTCGGATTACATGGAAGCCAAAAATGAAATGAGTTTGTCATCAAAACTCATCCCTTAAACTCCTTCTACCTTCCAAGAGTTTTTGACAGATCAACTAAACATGCAGTTAATCGTTTTTACAAGCAAGAAATCCATGTATACTCAGCGAAGTCTTCACTCTTTTCTCACGCTGTCTTCTATTACAAAACCAAACTCTCACTACCTCTCTATCGAGTCGTAGAGTCTCTGCGATTCGGATGATCTCTTGTGATGAtggcttgggttgcttgagaaAATGATCTTCGAGATGTTCCTTCGCTGTGAGTCCGATAGTAGTTCGTCTTTTACGTCGACGTTCTGCGTTGAACTTATCACCACACGCTCCCCCTGTACATTCAGCATCCTCAAGCCACCGAGCCAGGATCGGTTTCAGTTTGCACGCGTTTTTAAAACTCAGTTGGAGGTTTTCGAAGCGACAGATCGTTGTTTGGCTGAAATCCGTTCCATGAACAGAAGCTAACGCCGCGCCGACGTTCGTCTGTGTAAAACCGAGTTTAATCCGTCGCAGTTTGAATTGCGTCGCAAACTCTTCCAACTCACGGAGTTTTGATGTGTCTATGGCGAAACCCAATCCATGTGAAGCCGCAATTGCTGACTCGTTTTCGAATCCTGCCATTGGATTAAGAACGAATGGAGGTGTAACATGAATGTTAGGCCCGCGAGGATCAATTTTACTGCAATGTGTCATTGGCTGTAATGGGGTGGGATGAGGTGGCATCATTGAGATTGTGTTGTCACGAACCATGGGTTGATATGATGTATAAGAAACTTCATTGGGATATGGACGGCAAGCCATCATTGCAAATATTAGTCAACCACTGTCGTTCTGGTCGCTTCAGTACCAAGAGTGTAATCGCAAATCTGTGAACAGTCATTTAAAGAAACCTCCACTCGCTGCAGGCAATAAAAAACAGATAACAAAGCTCAATGCGAGCTCCTTAGGAGCGGAAGACATAAAGTCGGAAACATGGCAAAAGTGCCGATGTTTTTAGGTTAAAGGTACTCTGCTATCACTGTTTAATATAGATGAGATAAAAAGGTGTTTTTCGATACTGCGCTCGCAAACAGCAACagtaatttaaagttaaaaCGAAGGACAAGGATCGAAGAGATGTGAAAGCTGTTTACCTCACGCAATTTCTCTGCGTGCAGATTTTCGCATTCCTTAAGCCCAGTCAGACAAAATTAGAATTAAGAAACTAAAGTTATCGTTGATATAGATTTTCGTGCCTAAAATCTCGCCAAAAATGTCTCTGAGATCATGAGCGAACGTCAATGGAGCAAGTGCAAAAAACTCAGGttcaaaattgtttttattcCACGTATTTAGACACATCCTAAAATCGAGAAAAGTTAATCCATTATCGGAGATCGCAACACATAATGAGCCAAATGATAGCGGTGAGCTTGCTCAAATAATGATTATACGCTAATGTAGTGCTTCCATCCTCCGAAATTAATTAGAACACACCCCAGATCGGAAGTTAGACTCCATTTAAATCCAGTTAAAAAATCATAACTTGGGGCAATACTCCCTTAAAAATTTGATTCCGCGAATTTTCGATCAATTTTTATGTGTCTGATTTGAAACTGTTATCTTTGCCTACTTTATTTTTGAAGAAATCTGACTCAgagaaataaatataaaaatatgaATGAAATAGTTAACGTCACCTCAACTACACTAAAAGTAGAAATACAAAATGTTTCTATGTTGCCGTTAAAAGCTTATATTTGACGCtgataataaaagaaaagaaatcttgACTCACACGTCACATGATAACCAAGCCCCAAAGAAACGAATGTTTCCATATTAATTCTTCCCAAAGGAAGATGTATAAAGATAAACGGCTGAATCCAACGAACTTTGACAAATCATCAAAGCACAGGATACAGTAAATACGAACTTAGTTAAAGAAGCGTTTCGTGCATTTCGAATTGGCGGCCGCCTACTTGAAAACGAGAAAATATATTCTTCACCACAAAGTGGACGGATTTTCTTTTATTCCGATATTTTACAGTTCTTACAAACAAGGGCGCACTACACTATATTCGTGTcatgaagaaaaatataaaaccCCGGCGACTGTGATTTCCTCAAAAATAAAGTCTGaatgtaaaaataattaataaagatgaaaagaagTGTCTTCGCCTTCCCGAGATGTTTAAGGATTTGTTTTGTGAGATTATTTTTTCGACCTACCGCAAGGGAGTGAGAATAGTTTCTTGTCAATCAGATACCGTGTTCACACTGGGTTGATATCAGTTTCAGCTTGAAGTAGACGAGCTCATAACAGCTCAGGATGGCAAAAATACATGACACAGGACTCAGTTGACACTTCTTTTCATCTCTTACCCCATAATTTacctttaaaattttattttagagCAAATAAAGCCGTCATAATATATTTCTGTCCAACTGTGAGGTTTTGCCCTCGGTGTAATTTGCGGCGGAATTTGTTTGGGAAGCTCTGGGAACGAAtaaagattgaaaaaaaaaacatggcggcaGAAATGATCGGAAACAGGTGTATCGTTTTACGGAGCCGTCCAGGGGTAGAAAACGAACCAACCGAATCAAACTTCGCTctgaaaacaatagaaatttcATCTGTTAGCGAAGGACAAGTATTAGCGAGAACATTGTTCTTGTCGGTTGATCCGTACATGCGATGTCAGATGAATGAACATACAGGAACTGGTTACCTCGCACCGTGGTCGCTGGGGCAACCTCCAAAGGGTGGTGGGTTGGGGACAGTTGTCAAGAGCAAATGTGAAGGTTTACGAGAAGGAGATATCTTGTACTCATTTCAGTGGCCTTGGAAAGAATTCGTAGTGTTCTCTGGCGATGACTCTCATTTAAGCAaggtatttttattttatgaatcGTAAAAGTATTTAACATGGACAGACTACAGAGATCTGACCCCACCCCTCATCATCAGCTCACCCTGCCCCTACCCCTCCCACAAGAAATTCCAGGAAGGGGGAAATTCGTTGGCATTCTGTTTTGCAGACAGTGACATAATCACGCTGATATAATGAAGTACAGTTGTTTTTACTGTCTGTGGCTTAATATGAATTTCACACCTTAtcgggtgtctcgaaaactaaAGCCCTAAGACCCCAAAAACCCgaaaaagtaacccaaaaccatCAATTTGGCTAAtactaggcctaaagttggtctTTTGAGTTACCTCAAGCAAAGTTCAAGTCCTTTGTTTGCTACAACTTGTTTCAAAGTGAAGCTGGGTGATCCGTGATATTTAACCACGCTCCACATGTGGCAGGACATCTTCATTTCTCATCGGATATATATGTTGGCTCTGTGACActctaggcctaaaaaccaagtTTAGGCCTAGAGTTAGCCAAATAAATTTGAGGGTTTTGGGATACTTTAATTGAGTTTTTGGGGTCTTAaagtcttcgttttcgagacaccccACCTTATCAGCTTAATTAATTGCAATTTCTTATCCTGTATGAATAAACACTTCTAAAAAATGCATCTCAAGTGTTGCAACAAGCAAGGTTTGGTAATTTGTCACTCTAGTTACAACAATCTAAATTTGATCTGAAATTTCCATTCTCCTGTGAAAAATTATCAAATCTGTACCAAAAtgagaaatttattttcctTCACCAGGAAAGTAGCCCCTTTTTGTGCTCCAACCCGTCTCTCTTGCTGGGCATTGTTGGAATGACAGGTTTGACGTCTTACTTTGGCATCAGAGAAAAAGCTCACATTAAATCTGGCACAAACCAATCAGTTGTCGTCAGTGGGGCTGCAGGTGCTTGTGGGATGGCTGCTGGGCAGGCAAGTTTTTAAACTTTAACACTTTTCCTACTTTCTTCCTAGGAACCTTTGGGtgaaagtgaaaatattttttggGGATCAATAATCTTTCATATAGCCAAGGCATATAAGTTATACCAATCCCAAAAGCAAGTGGGCTTGATTGAGGTAAATTTTCCTATGCTATCCTGTTctcatttttttaacttttctcaTGCAACAATTTTAATGATAATTCTTCCCCTCAAGAATGAAATGGGCTGTACCACAGGTGACTCAAACACATAATTTGAATGTTCAGTCAACGTAATGATTTGTAGGGTTTATATGGAAAACatgaaatgccaaaaaaaatcGGCTAATCCTACTTTACAgcaaggaaaataaataaaataaacttactcTTACTCTCTTTGCTCCTATCCTCCTTTTAATGAAGGATAgggcaaatttcaaaactatcccAGCGCATCTCAAATTCACACAAGGACACAAGGTGAAGTAAgagtaagtttattttatttcttttcctcGCTGTGAACTAGGATTAACCAATTTTTTCCagcatttcatgtttcccacATAAACCCTAGAAGAACGTTACATTGACTTCAGGAGCATTCGAATGTTTTTGGGTCGCCTCTGGTAgatgctgatttttttttctctgtagtAGTAATCTAAGATTAatgtatattaaaaaaaaaaacaaaaaaagcaaaagttaCTGCACATCCATTCATACCAAGTGTCAATAATTAACAAACAGTAACCTCAATGTATGAAACCATAATATTACAAGAGATTTTGACGTCATCGCAGTCGAGCAGCAACTTAAGCATAATTTTGcaaagaaagcctgaaaaaaaaaaacaacccagTCTTGAATGAGGCACACctctctaccaactgagctatcaagccaactgggagctTGTCACTTGTGAGTTGAGTTACATTCTGTAAGCGTTGAACAAATGAATGATATACATGTAGCATATATGAAATATAGATATTATTCATCAGCAGGGAGGTCCGTATggggaaaaactgtgccagaAGTCTCCAGCAGCCTTGGGCTGCACTCGAGACTGAGGGCACAGCTTTTTCCTATACGAGCTGACCAAGGCCAGTGAACAACctgtttatatattttttttcctaaaaagaTGTGCTTGCTGGGAACCAGTCCTTAAGCATTAGAATATTAAGCATTAAAAAGATCAGGCAATACCAcaatgattggttgattctGTTCACAATAGTTATTAATTTGTAAAGCAACACTGTTTACTTTTAAAAACACttaaaaggcttcaaaaaatctatttttggcCCTAATTTCGGCTCATCACACAAGCTCACTAAACCATGGCTAGGATTCTGGCCCAGTTGGCAGGCGAGATTGAAAAATTCCACCCGCTCCCAGGGCCACTTGGGCACTGAGAAAAAACATAATgacatatatttgaactgtggaAATTGAAATGCATAAGATTTGGAGATATTCTGTATGATTCAAATGATAGCGTTGTTGCTAATTCAAACCAGATTGCCAAGTTAGATGGCTGTGGTATGGTAATTGGCATTTGTGGTTCAGATGATAAGTGTCACTGGCTTACAGATGAGTTGGGCTTTGATTATGCAATAAACTACAAGACAACTAAGAACATTAAAGAAGAGATACAGCTCAAGTGTCCTGCTGGGATTGATGTGTACTTTGACAATGTGGGAGGTGAAGTAAGCAATGAGGTAAGGTTGTATTTGTTAGATGTCATGCGCATGTTGCATGTTCTTGCAGGTGTCCTGTTTGAACAATGAATTGTATTATTGTGGAAATGCCAAATGATAGCTGTTTACCAAACAAGGAGAGTGGCATTAAAATTCTTACAtaacaattattttattattaatttattaatttttatggcaTTTTACAAGTTTCAATGCTgttcagaattaaaaataataataatgattaaagtattacaaatcaaaatatttacggaaaagataagttttaagaGAAGCTTTAAAAGAGTTAACTGAGGGACAGAATAACAGACTGAACAGCAAATCAATAAAAGTAACAGGAGACAAATTCAATAAGGACACAAAAGAAATACGGTAGTCTTGTGAAAGTCATTAAGGTTAACTGCATCATTGCACTAATGATTGGCGATTTTTGTAGGTGATTCGTTGCATGAATCCAAACAGTCATGTTGTATTGTGTGGCCAGATCGCAATGTATAACAAAGATGTTCCATATCCGCCACCCATACCCGAGGACATTCAGAACCAACTTCGTAATAACAACATAACACGTGACCGCTTTCTGGTTCTTAATTATGTGGAAAAGTTCCAGGATGCAAAAAAGCAGCTGGAGGCCTGGGTACGCGAGGGGAAGCTGAAATATCGCGAGACGATAGAGAAGGGCCTGGAGAATACAGGCCGTGCACTTGTGTCTTTGATGAGGGGAGGGAACATTGGAAAACAGGTTGTAAAAGTTGCACAAGATGATTAATAAGGGAATTTGCCATTGTCTGCACTTTCTTGGAACCAAGAATTCTCGAGTGTAGAGAAAGAGTTGGTCATTGTGGAATAGAGTGCTtttaagggacggaccattagaaaagtgatgggggggggggggggtggggaaaaaaccaaaaaaaaattcatgcaagggaaaatgccaagaaaaaaaattcgcgcaaagaagaaggtaaagaaaaaaaaattcatgcagaaggaaggtccaatacttggattttacatgacgtcacggccgccatgttggtgtccctaaacaatgaaatggcggccatgttggtgtcccgatccaatcctccgggaattgacagctattattatgctaacgtcttcttttgttttccttgggaaacatggctgttgatcacgtgagtgaaacccaagaattgtgacttttatttaataattatataatatttgccagtgtctgctaaaaataattcttggggccttaccccaagccctgatatattattattaataaataaagacatctagtgtactgaggtgttttcctcacactgaatgaaatgacaaattaaaggtgacataaattaattcacactacaatagcatgttaaaatggggttgacagacctgcacgactaaaactgtgtgcccattgtgttgataaaagcctttatagttttgcttaaaacaagcatgtctttaagcgatttcccttttctataagaaatCAAAGGAGGTTTCTTGTATATCTCttttagtagcggctggttttgtattaaatgccatttttctgttagaatatttttcaaacatggcagtgatggatgaaattgtgtcagaaagggtagaattttcttgtgcgctttctgttttttgtgtaagagcgttctttctttctgcgaatttaacttcggagaggatttattccaccaggttattgggataacctctcgatttcaggcgtgttctaaagtttttaatgttctcctcaaacattactttagaagagtttgtcctcaggagcctaagagcttcttctttaacgaagccttttttaacgcctgctgggtggcaactgttgtagtttgtgtactgaagtgtttcagtaggtttgtaatgtgtgcgcacgtcgagaatcggttctttctcgaatctctctccattatagactgttgtgtccaagaaagttgtttctaactgtgagacttcagcggtaaactttatggtagggtggtacgaatttgcttgctcaatgaaatgctctgtttcttctttgtttgtatcccacaagcaaaatacctcgtaaatgaaccttttccacggtagtggtttgttaacgctataaaagttttcgtatgcgttgcacactatagtgattccttcctcctgtgggatattcacgctagtgacatccattgagactagaaaagcattttttggcaccctagtgctctcaataaaccttatgaaatgtgtcgtatctttaagatacgattcctgtatttgtgctattggctgaagtactttgtctacgccgctggggaacgatgataggcgttctgttaggccatcacacccagatatgataggtctttcgactaatgtcggtttgtgaattttcgtgaggttATAGAatactggaattcgaggcggatctggtgtttggttaaaccatttagccgtcatttcatctatgcaccctgcttggcgaagggagttaatgaggtgtttaactcgctggaatgtatccccaaccattggtttgtctagtggctgatagttatttccatcatccagttgtatctgtccctcagtaattttgttttctctgttcataacgacggttgttgtgcctttatcttcttttttgagaataatttctttgttgttaataagctccttgagagctcgttcctcgccgggtggcagattatttttaggtttaaccagtggagttccgcaagctttattttgacttcttctaagtaagtctcaagagcaactgaccgtcgattcggtggaatccaactggatttcacgtgaaatggatgttgctcagtattttggtcatgatagatatattgaaggcgcatccttctggcaaattggagttgaagtctgaaattagctggcgccttatctggttttctttcatgacaggtgttggaatgaatttcaaacctcgagagagtaaattgatctgctctgcagtcaattgtgtgtctgagaggtttttgatgtgttgcttgcgtaactctatagtctcacaaaaacatagataatgaatcaatatttcactgttaaaaaaagcaatatttgtctaaaaaaaaaattcgtgcaagggggtttcacctggaaaaaaaattcctgcacaagcagtgcgcgaaaaaaaaaattcgtacaagctgaaaattccccacccccccccccatcacttttctaatggtccgtctcTAAGCCAACGTTCAAAATTCTTGTAGTActcttttgtgtgtgtgtgtgtggggggagggaaggggagggggagagggggctTGTTGGGGGTGGGAAGGTACATCAAGAGGCTCAGTGTTAGTTGAGATGTCCCAGCCTTTTTCATCATGGGCTGGTAGGGGTTAGGGGACGGGCCAGCAAATACCATAAGAATGAAATGATattgttctttaaatttaacaaaGTGCGACTCATGTCACAGTCACTAAGAGCTGAAAATCTGCAATATCAACGCCCCGTAGAATTGGGTGGAAATGTTGTTGAATTGAGTTAGAGCGTCTGCGGTGCCGATATTTCTGTGTCACAGCCCTTCAGGCTAAATTAGTCACAGCATTGGAAAGCTTCAACACGCACAGTTCTTGAGACACGAACGTAATCTGGAGAGAGCATTTCGCATTGCAGGACAGTAGtcctttttcttgacttttaactgaactaatcgtctctagtagagaaaagttaaaagggaaaacagttcacttcTGGTTGCTGTGCATGGTTCAAAAACGTCCCATGCTTGGTTTAGGTAATCGCATGAttgcgagtgcaatttggaataaataagcacgagtaatgtttttcaatttgtagtctttaaaaaaatttacaagttctTATTTAGTCCActttgcacgagaaaaatcatgtgattacttatcattattatatggcttgtgtttgtagccgatataacgcgcgctctgattgcctaattgtgactgaattgtagggcattattctcccgtaatggcccacgggccgattaattaaaaaggtaattaaaaagtcatataataaactacttactgaacgacctcgggccaatattccccagtacggccctcgcgctcggttagtaagaagttaatagtTCACCTGAAAAAATTCGAAATGGTGAAGCAGAGGCAaagcgtatcacgcaatcacggaAAATTTGCGCCATGAATTGCACCAGGgctcacatttgattggctatcgaTGCAACAATTTCACCTTTATGGCACATTTCAACTTTCTGcgctaatttcactcttttGCACTCTCTTTGGGATTAATTGATGTGCTCACAGCCAATCAATGCGCTGACAATTTTTCGTGCATtaggaataaataagcactcgtaactttttctttaaggacggtgcctactattgttattgcgctcacgttctgcgcatctccagatactcggatttcctatcgccgatgcttactaatataactgacaggaatatttttgcgcggtttaaaactatccggaggtagtagatcttagtaagtactcttggtatccaaaaagaaaattaggggtaaccatgcatttttgagagatacttaagcttccatttcagaaagaacgccatacattgctttgtattttaaagctttttacaaatattattcatgaattatctttgaaaaatgcgtggttacccacaattttctttttggatttcaataacacttgttaagatctacatttcctgcataatcacacaccggggcaaaaatatctttaattagtaggcaccgtccttaaagactacaaattgcactcgctcTACGGAATCATACAATCTTgcatatttattccaaattgcacgcgAATCATGTAATTACCTATAGTCGCGAAACTCCTGTTAAAGTTCCCGAGGAAGAAATGTCTCTTTAATCCGCTCAATCCTGGGCATAGTTAAAAGGGTTAGCACTGATGTCATCATTATATGCAGCTAGATGCCTTTTTAACTTGAAATCTTAGCTTCCGCGCAACAcaatatctttttaaattatCCTCTTGATATTAGAATAATAAAGGAAACGAAAGAGCTAAAACAATAAAGGAATGAAAATAATTGCTAAGAAGCTAAGGAAAATCCCTATATTTTCTGGGTGATTTCCATGTCAAAAGAATCATTTTTTTCTAGTAGGCGTAAAATAATACATGATTTTAAACATACTAAGAAATTGCTTCTATCagaataaatttaattttgaagTCGAACTCTTAAAATAGCGTTGAAGAGTATAGCGTTGCCAGGTTATGTAAGTACCATGAAATggcaaaattgattaaaattcTAATTAAGGCCGTGTCGCGTGTACATGAATTATATTACTCTTCGCCTGATGAAATAAAAACGTTTGCTATTTTATTTCTTGGGATAGAAAAACGATCAAGAGGCTTTAATTTTCTCTGTGGAAGCACAGAGAGGAAAATAACAAGAAGCATATTCTGGAACAGCTGCTTTTGAcgttttgcattttaaagcaagGATCACCATTAATTTTAAGGATGCAGTCAGCAACAGAAAATGCTGGTAAAAATCAGAGTGATTCTTCAAAACCACCAACAGAGATTTCCGATATATCGAAGAAGAAACGCCCTCGTTCGAGAGACATAACAGAACTCAAATTAGAagctgaaaatttgaaattgtcGTTGTCTTCGATGACATCCGAGCAGGAAAAATCACACGCGAAAGAAAAAGCAGCTTATTTGGAGGATCTTTATGAGCTCTTACAAACAACGAACGTAAAAATGGACAGAAAAATTCTAGAGCACATTACGGAGCTCTTAAAATTAGATGTGTCCCCAGACAACATCGTGGCATTTCTTAGAAGAGTGGTGTCAATGAACGAAGAAAGCGAAAAGGTCGCATTTGTTTGAAGATCATAAGATCAGCCACTGCAAGGACCTGCACGCGTATGTTTACCCGGGATGTGTACCTTATTCAAattcacctttaatttgtagCAATGTTGGTCGTTTATAGTATATTTGGGTAAAAATAGTAGGCTAGGGGGGTTGCTTTAGTTTTTCAGTagatatatacattttttgatGATGAAGGACGTTGCGTGCGCAAATTGTGACAAGCAATAAATAGTAAATGGCAAGACCATCACCtgctatttttcttttgttttcatttggatACAGTTGTTAAACCTGTGCGCCTGTTGGTGTGGTTTTCCACCTTCACAACAAGTGAGGAGACTTTTAGACTTTTTTCGACCtcatcaaattttgcaaaagcattgtttccagtttctcttaggACTTAACAATGGTcctaagagaaaataaaaacaattcttatgcaaaattttggagggacaagcaaagactgttatggtatttttgatactggctgaTTACGTTTCAACTACATCGCAATGTCACATAATGGCAAGGGTTTGTCCTTACATATGTTTTTACCATCTTCCTCCGAATTGTTAATCTACCTGCACTGTTTAGGCCTTTCACGAATTCTGGCGGACGATAAAGGCTCTTTACAAAGAATCGGAGCTGGTCTATGATCTGGTGTTAACAACAATcctaaaactctttttttgacATTGTTGGACGAAACCTCGCTGCGCATCTGGGTGCGCGTAGGCTAAGGCCTGGTTCAGacgtcgtgcttctgccgtgccgaactcaaatggaattgtcatttcgatttaagcacggcagtagcacgccgtttgaaaccattaagCGCGGCACGGCTGacttaggcccggttcagacgccgatcTTTTCATGAGCTGAACCTAATTCCTTGAATTAAGTACATGAAAAGATCGCCGTCTGAATCATTTCAATTTGGAACGGCTCACCCGTTCTTCCCGCCTGGCTTAGCCGGGAATTTCGCCTTTGGAACGCCTTTGATTCAGGCCCCgtacttttcatgtgccgatcGCCGTAATGTAGTAATGTATGGCACTTTTGCGGAGCCGGAAACGCGCGAAAATTAGAATTGCTGAACAAGCAGGCTCTACGTCTTATTTTTGATGACAATAACAACACATACGAAACTCTGCTCAACAATTTGAATATGATAACTTTACAAACAAGAAGAATACAAGACATGCTTATAATGGTCTATAAAGCACTTCATGCTTTAACACCTGCGTATATCACATCCTTACTTATTCCGAGACGTAATACCCAAGGGCTTAGAGGTATAAATAAGTTGTACCAACCTCGTGTGAACACTACAAACTATGGCAAAAACTCATTTAAATTCACTGCTACTAAATACTGGAATATCTTAACTGATAAACTTAGAACCGCACCCAGCGTAACtaattttaggaacaatatcaaGTCATatatattttagtttttattatatCTTATCTCATTGTACAtacttttgtttagttttatcgTAATATTATAATCTAAGCTATTGTAATTTAATATCGTAGTTACTGTgtaatttgcattattttagATTACATTCGGAGATACTAGCATATTTCTTTGCTACTCTAAAAAAAATCCGAAtcgaaataaagttatgtatgtatgttgtatgtatgtatgtatgtatgtatcctgatgcataaattattataatgtaTTTCGCAAGCAGTTTACCTAAGAGAGCATGCGTACTGGAGCTTGTATACGTCACTCGCTCAAAATGGCGACGTGAagagctacttatgcttgtcaAAGTAGCATCAGCGAAGATGATATGTGTAGTTCGTGTTTTTCTAACACAAAGTACACTTACCTTAAATGTCAAATACCAATTAAAATAAACATCGATTTCGGGCGACGGATGTGTAGATTAGCAGCATCTGCCATGTTTATTTACTACTCCTGAAAACTGCTGACCATTTTCACTGCTTTTACTGGAACTGTCTTAGGAACGGCCAAAAAGAGCGGAGTCTGAATTAACAGgcgtacttttgttaatttgggtcggtccaaatttgaattgagttcggctcacgaaaagatcggcgtctgaaccggcCCTTAGGTTCGGCACGACTACTTAGCACGGCAGGACTTGCCGTGCCGCACGGCAGTAGCGCGACTTTGTTTCAAACGGCGTTCTATTGTTGCGCtgaactcaattcataaattaatttaatgtattttgcattatttgcatactattacgctg encodes:
- the LOC137996484 gene encoding prostaglandin reductase 2-like, translating into MAAEMIGNRCIVLRSRPGVENEPTESNFALKTIEISSVSEGQVLARTLFLSVDPYMRCQMNEHTGTGYLAPWSLGQPPKGGGLGTVVKSKCEGLREGDILYSFQWPWKEFVVFSGDDSHLSKESSPFLCSNPSLLLGIVGMTGLTSYFGIREKAHIKSGTNQSVVVSGAAGACGMAAGQIAKLDGCGMVIGICGSDDKCHWLTDELGFDYAINYKTTKNIKEEIQLKCPAGIDVYFDNVGGEVSNEVIRCMNPNSHVVLCGQIAMYNKDVPYPPPIPEDIQNQLRNNNITRDRFLVLNYVEKFQDAKKQLEAWVREGKLKYRETIEKGLENTGRALVSLMRGGNIGKQVVKVAQDD
- the LOC137994405 gene encoding pituitary-specific positive transcription factor 1-like, translating into MMACRPYPNEVSYTSYQPMVRDNTISMMPPHPTPLQPMTHCSKIDPRGPNIHVTPPFVLNPMAGFENESAIAASHGLGFAIDTSKLRELEEFATQFKLRRIKLGFTQTNVGAALASVHGTDFSQTTICRFENLQLSFKNACKLKPILARWLEDAECTGGACGDKFNAERRRKRRTTIGLTAKEHLEDHFLKQPKPSSQEIIRIAETLRLDREVVRVWFCNRRQREKRVKTSLSIHGFLACKND